Genomic segment of Patescibacteria group bacterium:
GGCATTATCCAATATATTTTGCATCACCATGACCATTCTTTCTTTGTCAAAATATACTTCCGGCAGGCGTTTCGGCTTTTTGATTTCCAGTTGCAGGTGATTTTTAACAATTAGATTCTCTAAGTTTCCGAGAGTTGCGTCTATCACTTTTTGAAAATTTTCTTTTTGGAAATCAAACCCGAATTTGCCTTCTTCAATTCGGGAAACGTTCAAAAGGTCGTTGACCAGCCTAATAATTCTCTCGTTGCTGGCGTAACCCTTGCTCAATAATTCCTGCTGTTCTACGGTCAATTTGCCCGCATCGCCGTCAAGTATCATTTTTATCACCCATTTAATGGCGGATAGGGGAGTCCTTAGCTGATGGGCGGCAATGGAAATAAATTCCGATTTTAGCCTGTCAATCGTTTTTTCGCGAGTGGTATCATAAAAAATCTTTACAGTACCCAAGTAATCGCCATCTTTTTCTTTCGCCTTAACGGTTGTAACTTTGTATATCCGGTCTCCCTCCCGGTATTTAACGGTAACTTCTTCCAAATTGGCATATTCGTCAATATCACCCCGCCCCTTCTCTATTTTTTCCACTTTGAATTTATTGTGGATTATGCCGGTGAAATTATTCAGGCTAAAATTGTTGTTTTCGGATATTTCGGCGTCCAAATCTCCGTCTTTTATGTTTAAAATCTCCCGGGCCGACGGATTAAACAGGGCAAGCTTATTTTGGCTGTTTAGAAATATGACCGGCGTCGAAAAGCTGGATATCAGGGCCAGGGTTTTTTCTTTTTCTTCTTCCGCTTTATTGCGTTCGTCCTCAACGTCTTCCAGTATGTTTATTAAAGATTTTCTTGAATCATCCAGCTCCTTTGTTCTTGCTTTTACTTCTTCCTCAAGCTTTCCCTGAAATTTTTTCGTTTCGGTGATGTCGGTTATGCTTACAAAATAGCCGATAAAATTATCAAATTCATCCTGCCTTATGGAAGCGGATATCCTGACCAAAATTTCTTTTTTTTGTTTTGAAATTAAAACCAGTTCATCCGTGGCAATCTCCTTTTTTAACTTCGCTCTTTCCAGAGTTTCTTCCAGTTTTTCTTTTTTCAAAAAAATATTTCCTAAAAATTCGCCGACTATTTCGGCGGATCCGTAATGGGTCATAGCCTCAAAAGCCTTGTTGGCGTCAATAACCCTTTTTACCGGGTTGACTGTGCAGACCGGCAAAGGCAAAAAAGTGGAGAATTCTTCAATGTACTTTTCCAAATCAGCCAAATCTTCTTTGGTTTCTTCAAGTTCATCTTTGATAGATTTTTTTTCAGCCATAACCATTGGTTTTTATTTCCATTTTATAACATATTCATGGCAAGAATCGCCCCGAAAAGAACATTTGGTTTTTTCAATATCGGTTACTTCTTGCCGTGACCCGAGTTCGGCAATTTTGCGGAAATAGCCGACATAGTAGGAGCAAAGAATGGGATGAATTTTGAAATCAAAAATTTGCAGAACCAGATATTTCCCTTCTTCGCTGTACTCGGGAACCTTTAATTCCCCGACATCATAATGTTTTGTCCAGTAGCTGGGGCTTTTTTTATAGGTTTGTTCAAGGGTCAGAAGGTATTTCATTAATAATTTGACTATAAATGAATGGGCGGGAGCGGAATAGCCCATATCTTCTATTTCTTTATCCTGCCAGCCGAACACTTCTTTGGCGGCCAATAAAGAAATAGCCCTAAGCCCCACCGGATACCACTCCATATTTTTAATTTTTTTATAATCAATCGGCTGGCCCCACTCCCCGGTTTTTTCCTCCACTTTTTTTAGCCCTTCCTCTCCCTTTTTTTCCAAAATATATTGGGCGTCGGTGCTAAAAACAGCGCCTCTGACTTGCCCCGGTTTTTCCGCTAGATTTTTTATTTCTTTCGGCGTAAGCATAATGATTTGCCTTTAACTTAAATAAAAAATTTTTGGTCCGTATTTTTAAAAAAAGTTTGCGATAGCGAATATTTGAAACTGGCGGACGGCTTCGTTTCCGGCGGCAGCGCCTTTTAATAATTATAAATTGTCATTGAGTGGGCGG
This window contains:
- a CDS encoding ATP-binding protein, giving the protein MAEKKSIKDELEETKEDLADLEKYIEEFSTFLPLPVCTVNPVKRVIDANKAFEAMTHYGSAEIVGEFLGNIFLKKEKLEETLERAKLKKEIATDELVLISKQKKEILVRISASIRQDEFDNFIGYFVSITDITETKKFQGKLEEEVKARTKELDDSRKSLINILEDVEDERNKAEEEKEKTLALISSFSTPVIFLNSQNKLALFNPSAREILNIKDGDLDAEISENNNFSLNNFTGIIHNKFKVEKIEKGRGDIDEYANLEEVTVKYREGDRIYKVTTVKAKEKDGDYLGTVKIFYDTTREKTIDRLKSEFISIAAHQLRTPLSAIKWVIKMILDGDAGKLTVEQQELLSKGYASNERIIRLVNDLLNVSRIEEGKFGFDFQKENFQKVIDATLGNLENLIVKNHLQLEIKKPKRLPEVYFDKERMVMVMQNILDNAIKYTPEYGKIEIKIEVDKQFLYVKIKDQGVGIPKKDQEKLFTKFFRATNAVRLETEGSGLGLFIVKNIIERHNGKIILTSEEGKGTEVSFSLPLNKPQ